A stretch of the Salmo salar chromosome ssa20, Ssal_v3.1, whole genome shotgun sequence genome encodes the following:
- the LOC106580501 gene encoding rho GTPase-activating protein 25, translated as MSLKLPRNWDFSTLKAETARIARSKSVMPGEGSPGSGSPGSTTRSMERPLKAGWLRKQRSIVKNWQLRYFVLRGSTLTYHKDEKEGTVQGVIQLRFSKVNELPLNQDDPGKFLFEIMPRSSGDRERCPYILMANSHSEMDGWVRTLRRVVGAPSSGAIFGKSLGDTVTYEQRFGPHMVPILVQKCAEFIREHGLSEEGIFRLPGQDNTVKQFRDAFNAGERPSFPSDTDVHTVASLLKLYLRDLPEPVVPWTQYQDFLDCSPMLDPNSAAGRERLEKQITLLPRPNYNLLSYMCRFLFEVQQNSKVNKMSVENLATVIGINLFKPQIEDPITMMTGTPQIQKLMTVMIRQHEALFPPSKDVAPSPPSKKSESKKNSAPRSFVGWESAECEGFQSESPEEEEEEDTDTLGAEPVTISISQQPHSPFSSSDLDPLSGSPRKRTQTLPTLNCPVPGSGRAGKLEAMNRWSRIQESSEENGEKTLSEDIFKILDLQKPSLFGGTQKDWEDRGMARRGSDITVIYDDISAISSKPSNDPQQKSQSTTPEKKTEASTAVVPSSALQPDSKADQQEDSQGNSEHLSTSLQQRNKELSATVAELQSALDAEKRCVSALEIRLRNAEHSRDEAQRRNQELDQKIQQFLSREPRGPT; from the exons ATGTCTCTGAAGCTACCTCGGAACTGGGACTTCAGCACCCTCAAAGCTGAAACCGCCAGAATAG CGCGGTCTAAGAGTGTGATGCCTGGAGAGGGCAGCCCTGGGTCAGGCTCGCCCGGCTCCACCACCAGGTCCATGGAGAGGCCACTGAAGGCCGGCTGGCTGAGGAAACAGAGGTCCATCGTGAAGAACTGGCAGCTGCGTTACTTTGTGCTGAGAGGGAGCACACTGACCTACCATAAAGACGAAAAGGAGGGGACTGTCCAG GGAGTGATCCAACTGAGGTTCAGTAAAGTAAATGAGCTCCCACTGAACCAAGATGACCCAGGGAAATTCCTGTTTGAGATCATGCCGC GCAGCAGTGGTGATCGGGAGCGGTGCCCCTACATTCTCATGGCCAACTCCCACAGTGAGATGGATGGGTGGGTCCGCACGCTGCGCAGGGTGGTTGGAGCACCCTCTAGTGGAG CGATATTTGGCAAGAGCCTGGGTGATACTGTGACCTATGAGCAGCGGTTTGGCCCCCACATGGTGCCCATCCTGGTGCAGAAGTGTGCtgagttcatcagagaacatGGACTGAGTGAGGAGGGCATCTTTAGACTGCCAGGGCAAGACAACACCGTCAAACAGTTCAGGGACGCTTTCAACGCCGGAGAGAGACCTTCCTTCCCAAG TGACACCGATGTCCACACAGTGGCGTCGTTGTTGAAGTTGTACCTAAGGGATCTGCCTGAGCCGGTGGTTCCTTGGACACAGTACCAAGACTTCCTGGACTGCAGCCCCATGCTGGACCCCAACAGTGCTGCA GGTCGTGAAAGACTGGAGAAGCAGATCACCCTCCTTCCTAGACCCAACTATAACCTCCTCAGCTACATGTGCAG GTTCTTATTTGAGGTGCAGCAAAACTCCAAGGTGAACAAGATGAGTGTTGAAAACCTGGCCACGGTCATTGGGATCAATCTGTTCAAGCCCCAGATTGAGGACCCCATCACTATGATGACGG GTACTCCTCAGATCCAGAAGTTGATGACAGTGATGATCAGACAGCATGAGgctctgtttcctccgtctaaagACGTGGCTCCTTCACCCCCCAGCAAGAAGAGTGAGAGCAAGAAGAACAGTGCTCCACGCAGCTTTGTGGGCTGGGAGTCTGCTGAG TGTGAGGGCTTTCAGTCAGAGtctccagaggaggaggaggaggaggacacagacaCCCTGGGGGCCGAGCCAGTTACCATCTCCATCTCCCAGCAGCCCCACTCCCCCTTCTCATCCTCAGACTTGGACCCCTTGTCTGGAAGCCCCCGCAAACGCACCCAGACCCTGCCTACTTTGAACTGCCCTGTCCCGGGGAGTGGGAGGGCCGGCAAGCTGGAGGCCATGAACCGCTGGAGCCGCATCCAGGAGAGCAGCGAGGAGAATGGAGAGAAGACTCTCTCAGAAGACATCTTTAAGATCCTGGACCTGCAGAAGCCGTCTCTGTTCGGAGGCACCCAGAAGGACtgggaggacagagggatggcCAGGAGAGGAAGTGACATCACAGTCATCTATGATGACATCTCAGCCATCTCTTCCAAACCCAGCAATGACCCCCAGCAAAAGTCTCAGTCCACGACCCCTGAGAAGAAGACAGAGGCCAGTACAGCTGTGGTTCCATCTTCAGCCCTCCAACCAGACAGCAAGGCTGACCAGCAGGAGGACAGCCAGGGAAACTCAGAGCACCTCAGTACTAG CCTGCAGCAGAGGAACAAAGAGCTGAGTGCCACAGTAGCAGAACTGCAGTCAGCCCTGGACGCAGAGAAGCGCTGTGTGTCCGCTCTGGAGATCCGGCTGAGGAACGCGGAACACAGCCGAGACGAGGCCCAGAGACGTAACCAGGAGCTGGACCAAAAGATACAGCAGTTCCTCAGCAGAGAACCACGAGGGCCAACTTAG